Proteins encoded together in one Bacteroides zoogleoformans window:
- a CDS encoding IS4 family transposase — protein sequence MNQGKYIFAQLTDFLPRRVFDRLVEKYSGNKKIRTFTCWNQMLCMIFGQLTARDSMRDLMLSLEAHKNKYFHLGFGATVSRTNLGKANRNRDYRIYEEFAYTLIAEARNSYNKNDFEVKVDGNVYAFDSSTIDLCLNVFWWAEFKKHKGGIKLHTLYDVKTSIPTIVLVTNAKVHDVNMLDELSYEKGSFYIMDKGYVDFTRLHKLHTSGAYFVTRAKDNMRFRRMYSREVDKTTGIKCDQIGMLETYKSLKAYPDKLRRVKYYDEELDREFVFITNNMELSAEEIALLYKNRWQVELFFKWIKQHLKVKSFWGTTMNAVKIQVYCAIITYCLVAIIAYRLKVNRPIYEILQILSFSLLDKTSVREILADCDYKNVKELNYKQLKISWD from the coding sequence ATGAATCAAGGCAAATATATCTTCGCTCAACTTACAGATTTTCTTCCCCGTCGTGTCTTTGACCGTTTGGTAGAGAAGTATTCCGGGAATAAGAAAATCAGAACATTCACCTGTTGGAATCAGATGCTGTGCATGATCTTCGGACAACTGACCGCCCGAGACAGTATGCGTGATCTTATGCTCAGCCTTGAGGCACACAAGAACAAGTATTTTCACTTGGGATTCGGTGCAACAGTTAGCCGTACCAATCTGGGGAAAGCAAACCGGAATAGAGATTATCGTATCTACGAAGAATTTGCTTATACCCTGATTGCGGAAGCCCGTAATAGCTACAACAAAAATGACTTCGAGGTGAAAGTTGACGGTAATGTTTATGCCTTTGATTCCTCCACCATAGACCTTTGTCTGAATGTTTTTTGGTGGGCGGAATTTAAGAAACACAAAGGAGGCATCAAACTTCATACCTTGTATGATGTAAAGACTTCCATACCGACAATCGTACTGGTAACCAATGCTAAAGTACATGACGTAAACATGCTGGATGAGTTGAGTTATGAAAAGGGAAGTTTCTATATCATGGATAAAGGATATGTTGACTTCACCCGTTTGCATAAGCTTCACACCAGTGGTGCTTACTTCGTTACACGTGCAAAAGATAATATGAGATTCCGTAGAATGTATTCCCGTGAAGTCGATAAAACAACCGGAATAAAATGTGATCAGATTGGAATGCTTGAAACGTATAAATCGCTCAAAGCATATCCGGACAAACTCCGGCGGGTTAAATACTACGATGAAGAACTGGACAGAGAATTTGTGTTCATCACCAACAACATGGAACTATCAGCAGAGGAAATTGCTTTGCTATACAAGAACCGTTGGCAGGTGGAACTATTTTTCAAATGGATAAAGCAACACCTGAAAGTAAAATCTTTTTGGGGCACCACGATGAATGCAGTCAAGATACAAGTGTACTGTGCCATCATAACATACTGTCTGGTTGCCATTATCGCTTACAGATTGAAAGTTAACCGTCCAATCTACGAAATTCTACAAATTTTGAGCTTTTCTCTACTGGATAAAACGTCTGTAAGAGAGATACTTGCCGATTGCGATTACAAAAATGTCAAAGAACTAAATTATAAACAATTGAAAATCAGCTGGGATTAA
- a CDS encoding transposase: MDEKDTLLKTIEGLNTSVDSLSAINKKQAEQNEKLQERIKELTAQVAWLNRQLFGRKAEKLPVYDPNMPDLFADEFAGLQRKAEEKRDEAVEKMEKESAEEKKQKRQNRKMMEDLPVLETEVIEPDGVDLSSGLPPVKNNTHAKHITRRKSPI; the protein is encoded by the coding sequence ATGGATGAAAAAGATACATTACTCAAGACGATAGAAGGGCTGAATACCTCTGTTGATTCATTGTCTGCCATCAACAAAAAACAGGCAGAGCAGAATGAAAAGCTGCAGGAACGTATCAAAGAGTTGACGGCTCAGGTCGCATGGCTGAACCGCCAGCTCTTTGGCCGTAAAGCAGAAAAGCTTCCTGTCTACGACCCCAACATGCCGGATCTCTTTGCGGATGAATTTGCCGGCCTGCAGCGAAAGGCCGAAGAAAAGCGTGACGAAGCGGTGGAGAAGATGGAAAAGGAGTCCGCCGAGGAGAAGAAACAGAAGCGGCAGAACCGAAAAATGATGGAAGACCTGCCTGTACTCGAAACCGAAGTGATTGAGCCGGATGGCGTGGACCTTTCTTCGGGCCTCCCTCCCGTTAAAAACAATACGCATGCCAAACATATCACTAGAAGGAAGAGCCCGATATAA
- the rplQ gene encoding 50S ribosomal protein L17: MRHNKKFNHLGRTASHRNAMLANMACSLIKHKRITTTVAKAKALKKFVEPLITKAKDDTTNSRRVVFSNLQDKHAVTELFKEISVKIANRPGGYTRIIKTGNRLGDNAEMCFIELVDYNENMAKEKVAKKATRTRRSKKAAADVVPAVEVGASGAEFSETEGTKAE, from the coding sequence ATGAGACATAATAAGAAATTCAATCATTTGGGTCGTACTGCTTCTCATAGAAATGCGATGTTGGCTAACATGGCGTGTTCTTTGATTAAGCACAAAAGAATCACTACGACTGTTGCAAAGGCTAAAGCTTTGAAGAAGTTCGTTGAGCCTTTGATTACAAAAGCTAAAGATGATACGACAAATTCTCGTCGTGTGGTATTTAGCAACTTGCAAGATAAGCATGCTGTAACAGAATTGTTCAAAGAAATTTCTGTGAAAATAGCCAATCGTCCGGGAGGTTATACTCGTATAATCAAGACTGGAAATCGTTTGGGAGATAATGCGGAGATGTGCTTCATTGAGCTCGTTGACTACAACGAAAACATGGCTAAGGAAAAAGTTGCCAAGAAGGCTACTCGTACTCGCCGTTCAAAGAAGGCAGCTGCTGATGTTGTACCTGCCGTAGAGGTTGGCGCATCGGGCGCTGAGTTTTCTGAAACTGAGGGAACTAAGGCAGAGTGA
- a CDS encoding DNA-directed RNA polymerase subunit alpha yields MAILAFQKPDKVLMLEADSKFGKFEFRPLEPGFGITVGNALRRILLSSLEGYAITTIKIEGVEHEFSNVPGVKEDVTNIILNLKQVRFRQVVEEFESEKVSITIENSSEFKAGDIGKYLTGFEVLNPELVICHLDSKAAMQIDITINKGRGYVPADENREYCTDVDVIPIDSIYTPIRNVKYQVENFRVEQKTDYEKLVLEIATDGSIHPKDALKEAAKILIYHFMLFSDEKITLESTDTDGNEEFDEEVLHMRQLLKTKLVDMDLSVRALNCLKSADVETLGDLVQFNKTDLLKFRNFGKKSLTELDDLLESLNLSFGTDISKYKLDKE; encoded by the coding sequence ATGGCGATATTAGCATTTCAAAAACCTGATAAAGTATTAATGTTAGAGGCGGACTCTAAATTCGGGAAGTTCGAATTTCGTCCTTTGGAACCGGGTTTCGGTATTACCGTGGGTAATGCATTGCGTCGCATCCTGCTTTCTTCATTGGAGGGTTATGCTATCACTACTATTAAGATAGAAGGTGTTGAGCATGAGTTTTCTAATGTTCCGGGAGTAAAAGAGGATGTTACTAACATTATCTTGAATCTTAAACAGGTGAGATTCAGGCAAGTAGTTGAAGAATTCGAGAGTGAAAAAGTTAGCATTACAATCGAGAATTCAAGTGAATTTAAAGCAGGTGACATAGGTAAGTATTTGACTGGATTTGAAGTGTTAAATCCTGAGTTAGTTATTTGTCATTTAGATTCAAAGGCAGCTATGCAGATAGATATTACGATAAACAAAGGTCGCGGTTATGTTCCTGCTGACGAAAATCGCGAATATTGCACCGATGTGGACGTAATTCCTATCGACTCTATTTATACTCCGATACGCAATGTGAAGTATCAGGTCGAAAACTTCCGTGTAGAACAGAAGACTGACTATGAAAAACTGGTGCTTGAGATTGCTACCGATGGTTCCATTCATCCGAAAGATGCTCTGAAAGAAGCTGCAAAAATACTTATTTATCATTTCATGCTTTTCTCTGATGAAAAAATTACATTGGAAAGCACCGATACCGATGGTAATGAAGAATTTGATGAAGAGGTTCTGCACATGCGTCAGTTGTTGAAGACAAAACTTGTCGACATGGATCTTTCTGTTCGTGCCCTCAACTGTTTGAAGTCCGCCGATGTAGAGACCTTGGGAGATTTGGTGCAGTTTAACAAGACTGATTTGTTGAAGTTCAGAAATTTCGGAAAGAAATCGCTTACCGAGCTTGATGATTTGCTGGAAAGTCTGAATCTGTCGTTTGGAACCGATATTTCTAAATATAAATTAGATAAAGAATAA
- the rpsD gene encoding 30S ribosomal protein S4 produces MARYTGPKSRIARKFGEGIFGADKVLSKKNYPPGQHGNSRKRKTSEYGVQLREKQKAKYTYGVLEKQFRNLFEKAETAKGITGEILLQLLEGRLDNIVFRLGIAPTRAAARQLVGHKHITVDGEVVNIPSYAVKPGQVIGVRERSKSLEVIANSLTGFNHSKYPWLEWDDNSKVGKLLHVPERADIPENIKEHLIVELYSK; encoded by the coding sequence ATGGCTAGATATACTGGACCAAAATCAAGAATTGCCCGTAAATTCGGTGAAGGTATCTTTGGAGCAGATAAGGTTTTATCAAAGAAGAACTATCCTCCCGGACAGCACGGAAATTCTAGAAAAAGAAAGACTTCTGAATACGGTGTACAACTTCGTGAAAAGCAGAAAGCAAAGTACACCTACGGTGTTTTGGAAAAACAATTCCGCAACTTGTTTGAAAAAGCAGAAACGGCTAAAGGTATTACCGGTGAGATTCTTCTTCAGTTGTTGGAGGGACGTCTTGATAATATTGTATTCCGTTTGGGGATTGCTCCTACTCGTGCGGCAGCTCGTCAGTTGGTGGGCCACAAACACATTACTGTGGACGGTGAGGTTGTGAATATTCCTTCGTATGCAGTAAAACCAGGTCAAGTGATTGGAGTTCGTGAAAGGTCCAAATCTTTGGAAGTGATTGCAAATTCTTTGACAGGTTTTAATCACAGCAAATATCCTTGGTTGGAATGGGATGATAATTCTAAGGTTGGTAAGTTACTGCATGTACCTGAGAGAGCAGACATTCCTGAAAACATTAAAGAGCATTTGATTGTAGAATTGTATTCTAAATAA
- the rpsK gene encoding 30S ribosomal protein S11, whose translation MAKKTVAAKKRNVKVDANGQLHVHSSFNNIIVSLANSEGQIISWSSAGKMGFRGSKKNTPYAAQMAAQDCAKIAYDLGLRKVKAYVKGPGNGRESAIRTIHGAGIEVTEIIDVTPLPHNGCRPPKRRRV comes from the coding sequence ATGGCAAAAAAAACAGTTGCAGCAAAAAAGAGAAATGTGAAAGTAGATGCTAATGGACAGTTGCACGTTCATTCGTCTTTTAATAACATTATTGTGTCTCTGGCAAATAGCGAAGGGCAAATCATTTCTTGGTCTTCTGCTGGAAAGATGGGTTTTAGAGGTTCTAAAAAGAATACTCCTTATGCAGCACAGATGGCTGCTCAAGATTGCGCTAAGATAGCGTATGACCTTGGTTTGAGAAAGGTAAAAGCATACGTGAAGGGACCGGGTAACGGACGTGAGTCTGCTATTAGAACCATCCACGGTGCAGGTATTGAAGTTACTGAGATCATTGATGTAACTCCTTTGCCGCATAATGGTTGTCGTCCTCCCAAAAGACGTAGAGTTTAA
- the rpsM gene encoding 30S ribosomal protein S13 encodes MAIRIVGVDLPQNKRGEIALTYVYGIGRSSSAKILDKAGVDRDLKVKDWTDEQAAKIREIIGAEYKVEGDLRSEVQLNIKRLMDIGCYRGVRHRIGLPVRGQSTKNNARTRKGRKKTVANKKKATK; translated from the coding sequence ATGGCTATAAGAATAGTTGGTGTCGATTTGCCTCAAAACAAGAGAGGCGAAATTGCGTTGACCTATGTATATGGTATAGGTCGTAGTAGTTCAGCAAAGATTTTGGATAAAGCAGGTGTTGACAGAGACCTAAAAGTAAAAGACTGGACAGATGAGCAGGCTGCCAAGATTCGTGAGATCATTGGCGCAGAGTATAAAGTAGAAGGCGACCTTCGTTCAGAAGTTCAATTGAATATTAAACGTTTAATGGATATAGGTTGTTATCGTGGCGTTCGTCACCGTATCGGTCTTCCTGTAAGAGGGCAGAGCACGAAAAATAATGCTCGTACTCGCAAGGGTAGAAAGAAAACCGTTGCTAATAAGAAAAAAGCTACTAAATAA
- the ykgO gene encoding type B 50S ribosomal protein L36, translating into MKVRASLKKRTPECKIVRRNGRLYVINKKNPKYKQRQG; encoded by the coding sequence ATGAAAGTAAGAGCATCCTTAAAAAAACGTACGCCAGAGTGTAAGATCGTTAGACGTAATGGCCGTTTGTATGTTATTAACAAGAAAAATCCTAAGTATAAACAACGTCAAGGATAA
- the infA gene encoding translation initiation factor IF-1 → MAKQSAIEQDGVIVEALSNAMFRVELENGHEITAHISGKMRMHYIKILPGDKVRVEMSPYDLSKGRIVFRYK, encoded by the coding sequence ATGGCAAAACAATCTGCAATAGAACAAGATGGAGTTATAGTTGAAGCATTGTCTAATGCAATGTTTCGCGTTGAATTAGAAAACGGACATGAGATCACTGCACATATTTCCGGTAAGATGCGGATGCATTACATCAAGATTTTGCCGGGTGATAAAGTAAGAGTCGAAATGTCTCCTTACGATTTATCGAAAGGAAGAATTGTATTTAGATATAAATAA
- the map gene encoding type I methionyl aminopeptidase, with protein MIFLKTEDEIELLRKSNLLVGKTLAEIAKIIRPGITTKELDKVAEEYIRDNGAVPTFKGFPNQYGEPFPASICTSVNEQVVHGVPGDVILKDGDIVSVDCGTYMNGFCGDSAYTFCVGEVDEEIRKLLKVTKEALCIGIQNAVQGKRLGDIGYAIQQHCESNSYGVVREFVGHGIGKEMHEDPQVPNYGKRGYGTMLKKGLCIAIEPMITLGNRQILMEGDGWTVRTKDRKCAAHFEHTIAVGRGEADVLSSFKFIEEVLGDKAI; from the coding sequence ATGATATTTCTTAAGACTGAAGATGAAATAGAATTGCTTCGCAAGAGTAACTTGCTCGTTGGAAAAACATTGGCTGAGATAGCTAAGATTATAAGGCCGGGAATAACGACCAAGGAGTTGGATAAAGTGGCAGAAGAGTACATTAGAGATAATGGTGCAGTACCTACTTTTAAGGGCTTTCCTAACCAATATGGTGAACCTTTTCCTGCTTCAATTTGTACTTCTGTAAATGAACAGGTGGTACATGGCGTTCCGGGAGATGTAATACTGAAAGATGGTGATATTGTATCTGTTGATTGCGGTACTTACATGAATGGTTTCTGTGGCGATTCGGCCTATACGTTTTGTGTAGGTGAAGTTGATGAGGAGATACGCAAGTTACTGAAGGTTACTAAAGAAGCATTGTGCATAGGAATACAGAATGCCGTTCAAGGAAAACGGTTGGGTGATATCGGATATGCGATACAGCAACATTGTGAATCTAATTCTTATGGTGTAGTGCGTGAATTTGTGGGACATGGGATTGGAAAGGAAATGCATGAAGATCCTCAAGTCCCTAATTATGGGAAGCGTGGCTATGGGACAATGTTAAAAAAAGGTTTGTGCATAGCTATAGAACCCATGATAACCTTGGGTAACCGACAAATCTTGATGGAAGGTGATGGCTGGACGGTTAGAACCAAAGATCGTAAATGTGCGGCTCACTTTGAACACACAATAGCTGTAGGGAGGGGTGAGGCTGATGTTCTGTCATCATTCAAGTTCATTGAGGAAGTATTAGGAGATAAAGCAATTTAA
- the secY gene encoding preprotein translocase subunit SecY: MRKAIETLKNIWKIEDLRQRILITILFVAIYRFGSYVVLPGINPSMLAQLHQQTSEGLLALLNMFSGGAFSNASIFALGIMPYISASIVIQLLGIAVPYFQKLQREGESGRRKMNQYTRYLTILILLVQAPSYLLNLKMQAGPSLNASLDWTLFMFTSTIILAAGSMFILWLGERITDKGIGNGISLIIMIGIIARLPQSLFQELISRMTDKTGGLVMFLIELVVLLIVIAFAILLVQGTRKIPVQYAKKIVGNKQYGGARQYIPLKVNAANVMPIIFAQAIMFIPITLVGFSNVNEVNGFVRALTDHTSFWYNLIFAVLIILFTYFYTAITINPTQMAEDMKRNNGFIPGIKPGKQTAEYIDVIMSRITLPGSFFLALVAIMPAFAGIFGVKAEFAQFFGGTSLLILVGVVLDTLQQVESHLLMRHYDGLLKSGRIKGRSGNIAAY, encoded by the coding sequence ATGAGAAAAGCTATTGAAACATTAAAGAATATATGGAAAATTGAGGATCTGAGACAACGGATCCTCATTACCATATTGTTTGTGGCAATTTACCGTTTTGGTTCGTATGTCGTTTTACCGGGTATTAATCCGTCAATGCTGGCACAATTGCATCAACAAACAAGCGAAGGTCTTTTAGCCTTGTTAAATATGTTTTCTGGTGGAGCATTCTCCAATGCCTCTATTTTTGCATTGGGTATCATGCCATACATCTCTGCCTCTATTGTGATTCAGTTGTTGGGTATTGCGGTTCCGTATTTCCAGAAACTGCAGCGTGAGGGTGAGAGTGGTAGGAGAAAAATGAATCAATACACTCGTTATTTGACGATTCTTATCCTTTTGGTTCAGGCTCCTTCTTATTTGCTCAATCTTAAAATGCAGGCTGGTCCTTCCTTAAATGCTTCATTAGATTGGACTTTGTTTATGTTTACTTCTACCATCATCTTGGCGGCAGGAAGTATGTTTATTTTGTGGCTTGGTGAGAGAATAACTGATAAAGGAATCGGTAATGGTATTTCGCTCATTATTATGATTGGTATCATTGCTCGTTTGCCGCAGTCTTTATTTCAGGAATTGATTTCCCGAATGACAGATAAAACGGGTGGTTTGGTAATGTTCTTGATTGAGCTTGTCGTTCTGCTGATTGTTATAGCATTTGCTATTCTTTTAGTGCAGGGAACAAGAAAAATTCCCGTTCAATATGCAAAGAAAATAGTAGGTAATAAGCAGTATGGTGGTGCCAGACAATATATTCCTTTGAAAGTGAATGCAGCTAACGTGATGCCTATTATTTTTGCTCAGGCAATCATGTTTATTCCTATTACACTCGTGGGCTTCTCAAATGTTAATGAAGTAAATGGTTTTGTACGTGCATTAACAGATCATACAAGCTTTTGGTATAATTTGATTTTTGCTGTATTGATTATACTGTTTACGTATTTCTATACCGCAATCACTATTAATCCGACTCAAATGGCTGAGGATATGAAGAGAAACAATGGCTTTATTCCGGGCATTAAGCCTGGAAAACAGACAGCAGAGTATATTGATGTCATCATGTCGCGTATTACTTTGCCCGGTTCTTTCTTCTTAGCTTTGGTTGCTATTATGCCTGCTTTTGCCGGTATATTTGGCGTGAAAGCTGAGTTCGCTCAATTCTTTGGCGGTACATCTTTGTTAATCCTTGTAGGTGTGGTACTCGACACTCTACAGCAAGTGGAAAGTCATTTGCTGATGAGACACTATGATGGTTTGTTGAAGTCCGGACGTATTAAAGGGCGCAGTGGTAATATAGCTGCATATTAA
- the rplO gene encoding 50S ribosomal protein L15, producing the protein MNLSNLKPAVGSTKTRKRIGRGPGSGLGGTSTRGHKGAKSRSGYSKKIGFEGGQMPLQRRVPKFGFKNINRVEYKAINLDTIQKLAEAKNLQTVGVNDFIAAGFISASHLVKVLGNGTLTAKLDVQAHAFSKTAVAAIEAAGGQVVKL; encoded by the coding sequence ATGAACTTAAGTAATTTAAAACCAGCAGTAGGATCTACTAAGACAAGAAAAAGGATTGGGCGTGGTCCCGGTTCTGGCTTGGGTGGTACTTCTACTCGAGGTCATAAAGGGGCTAAATCAAGATCTGGCTACTCTAAGAAAATCGGTTTTGAAGGTGGGCAGATGCCTCTTCAGCGTCGTGTTCCAAAGTTTGGCTTTAAGAATATCAATCGTGTAGAGTATAAAGCTATCAATTTGGATACAATTCAAAAATTGGCTGAAGCAAAGAACTTACAGACAGTTGGTGTTAATGATTTCATCGCTGCCGGTTTTATTTCTGCAAGCCACTTGGTAAAAGTGTTAGGTAACGGAACTTTGACTGCTAAGTTGGATGTACAGGCACATGCGTTTTCTAAAACGGCTGTTGCCGCCATCGAAGCTGCTGGTGGACAAGTCGTAAAACTCTAA
- the rpmD gene encoding 50S ribosomal protein L30 — MSTVKIKQVKSRIGAPADQKRTLDALGLHKLNRVVEHECTPSILGMVDKVKHLVAIVK; from the coding sequence ATGTCGACTGTAAAGATTAAACAAGTTAAAAGTAGAATTGGTGCTCCTGCTGATCAGAAGAGGACGTTGGATGCGCTGGGACTTCATAAGTTAAATCGTGTGGTTGAGCACGAATGTACTCCTTCAATACTTGGAATGGTAGATAAGGTTAAACACTTGGTTGCCATTGTTAAGTAA
- the rpsE gene encoding 30S ribosomal protein S5, whose protein sequence is MAGLNNRVKITNDIELKDRLVAINRVTKVTKGGRTFSFSAIVVVGNEEGIIGWGLGKAGEVTAAIAKGVESAKKNLTKVPVLKGTVPHEQSAKFGGAEVFIKPASHGTGVVAGGAMRAVLESAGVTDVLAKSKGSSNPHNLVKATILALSEMRDARMVAQNRGISVEKVFRG, encoded by the coding sequence ATGGCAGGACTTAATAATAGAGTTAAGATTACAAACGATATAGAACTGAAAGACAGATTGGTTGCTATTAATCGTGTGACCAAAGTAACCAAGGGTGGTAGAACTTTTAGTTTCTCTGCTATTGTGGTGGTAGGAAATGAAGAGGGAATCATTGGTTGGGGACTTGGTAAAGCAGGTGAAGTAACTGCGGCTATTGCTAAAGGAGTTGAATCTGCTAAGAAAAACCTGACAAAAGTGCCTGTTCTGAAAGGAACAGTTCCCCACGAACAGTCTGCTAAGTTTGGTGGTGCCGAGGTATTTATCAAACCTGCTTCTCATGGAACAGGTGTGGTTGCGGGTGGTGCTATGCGTGCAGTATTGGAAAGTGCAGGTGTAACAGATGTTCTGGCTAAGTCAAAAGGTTCTTCAAACCCGCATAACTTGGTGAAGGCTACGATCTTGGCTTTAAGCGAAATGCGCGATGCCCGTATGGTAGCACAGAACAGAGGAATTAGTGTGGAAAAAGTATTTAGAGGATAA
- the rplR gene encoding 50S ribosomal protein L18 yields the protein MTTKIERRIKIKYRVRNRISGTTECPRMSVFRSNKQIYVQIIDDLSGKTLAAASSLGMTEKMPKKEQATKVGELIAKKAQEAGITTVVFDRNGYLYHGRVKEVADAARNGGLKF from the coding sequence ATGACAACAAAAATAGAAAGACGAATTAAGATTAAATATAGAGTGCGCAACAGAATTTCAGGTACAACTGAATGTCCGCGTATGAGTGTGTTTAGAAGCAATAAGCAAATTTATGTCCAAATTATTGACGACTTGTCCGGTAAGACTTTGGCCGCTGCTTCTTCTTTGGGTATGACTGAAAAGATGCCGAAAAAAGAACAGGCTACTAAAGTTGGTGAATTGATTGCTAAGAAGGCTCAAGAAGCAGGTATTACTACTGTTGTTTTCGACCGTAATGGATACTTGTATCATGGGAGAGTAAAAGAGGTGGCTGATGCTGCCCGTAACGGTGGACTTAAATTTTAA
- the rplF gene encoding 50S ribosomal protein L6 → MSRIGKLPINIPAGVTVILRDDVVTVKGPKGEMSQYVNPAITVSIEEGNVVLAENENVMQDNPKQKHAFHGLYRSLVHNMVVGVSEGYKKELELVGVGYRVSNQGNIIELALGYTHSIFIQLPPEIKVETKSERNKNPLIILESCDKQLLGQVCSKIRSFRKPEPYKGKGIKFVGEEIRRKSGKSAGAK, encoded by the coding sequence ATGTCAAGAATAGGAAAATTACCCATTAATATTCCCGCTGGAGTAACAGTAATCTTGAGAGATGATGTGGTTACCGTGAAAGGCCCTAAAGGTGAAATGAGCCAATATGTAAATCCTGCTATCACTGTTAGCATTGAAGAAGGAAATGTTGTTTTGGCTGAGAATGAAAACGTAATGCAAGATAATCCTAAGCAAAAGCATGCATTTCATGGATTATATCGTTCGCTGGTACACAACATGGTTGTTGGTGTGTCAGAAGGATATAAGAAAGAATTGGAACTTGTCGGTGTGGGTTATCGTGTTTCTAACCAAGGTAATATTATAGAACTGGCTCTCGGATATACTCATAGTATTTTTATACAGCTGCCTCCTGAGATTAAAGTTGAGACTAAGTCTGAGAGAAATAAGAATCCTCTGATTATATTGGAATCTTGTGATAAGCAATTGCTTGGTCAAGTTTGTTCTAAAATACGCTCTTTCCGTAAGCCTGAGCCATATAAGGGTAAAGGTATTAAGTTTGTTGGCGAAGAAATTCGTAGAAAGTCTGGTAAATCAGCCGGTGCTAAATAA
- the rpsH gene encoding 30S ribosomal protein S8 produces MTDPIADYLTRLRNAIQAKHRVVEVPASNLKKEITKILFEKGYILNYKFVEDGPQGTIKVALKYDPVNKVNAIKKLERISSPGLRRYTGYKDMPRVINGLGIAIISTSKGVMTNKEAADLKIGGEVLCYVY; encoded by the coding sequence ATGACTGATCCAATAGCAGATTATTTGACGAGGTTACGGAACGCTATTCAGGCGAAACACAGAGTAGTGGAAGTTCCGGCTTCAAATTTGAAAAAAGAAATCACAAAGATTCTTTTTGAGAAAGGCTACATTCTTAATTATAAGTTTGTAGAAGATGGCCCTCAAGGTACAATTAAAGTTGCCTTGAAGTATGATCCGGTAAATAAGGTTAACGCAATCAAGAAGCTGGAAAGAATTTCTTCTCCGGGTCTGCGTCGTTATACCGGTTACAAAGATATGCCGCGTGTTATTAATGGTTTGGGTATTGCTATAATATCTACTTCCAAAGGTGTAATGACCAACAAAGAAGCTGCTGACCTGAAAATCGGTGGTGAAGTATTGTGTTATGTATATTAA
- the rpsN gene encoding 30S ribosomal protein S14, which yields MAKESMKAREVKRAKLVAKYAEKRVALKQIVRTGDPAEAFEAAQKLQDLPKNSNPIRMHNRCKLTGRPKGYIRQFGISRIQFREMASNGLIPGVKKASW from the coding sequence ATGGCAAAAGAATCAATGAAAGCACGCGAAGTTAAGCGTGCTAAATTAGTAGCCAAATATGCCGAGAAGAGAGTTGCATTAAAACAAATTGTTAGAACAGGTGATCCGGCAGAGGCTTTTGAGGCCGCACAGAAATTGCAGGATTTGCCTAAGAATTCTAATCCGATTCGCATGCATAACCGTTGTAAGTTGACAGGTCGTCCTAAAGGATATATCCGTCAATTTGGCATCTCCAGAATTCAGTTTCGCGAAATGGCTTCCAACGGTCTTATTCCTGGTGTAAAGAAAGCAAGCTGGTAA